One window of Manihot esculenta cultivar AM560-2 chromosome 17, M.esculenta_v8, whole genome shotgun sequence genomic DNA carries:
- the LOC122722262 gene encoding uncharacterized protein LOC122722262, with protein MCKVFPTTLSGLAQAWFNNLETGSIRSFGDLATRFISRFIVGVPAERKTSYLETVRQRRDESLREFVARFNMEALQIPELDEGRAVEAMQKGTTLPELFGSLSRKPPTSLAELMKRAEKYRRQDDALVTSRFAKGVADKGKAPEERRPERREKKHGRKPEPYRQP; from the coding sequence atgtgcaaggtattccccacGACGCTCTCGGGGCTAGCACAGGCGTGGTTTAACAACCTTGAGACCGGAAGTATCAGaagctttggagatctggccactcgcttcatcagccggttcattgtCGGGGTGCCTGCAGAAAGAAAGACGAGTTATCTGGAGACAGTCAGGCAGAGAAGGGATGAATCGCTCAGGGAAttcgtcgcccgtttcaatatgGAGGCCCTACAGATCCCCGAGTTAGATGAGGGTagagcggtggaggccatgcagaagggaacGACCTTACCTGAGTTATTTGGCTCGCTGAGTAGGAAGCCTCCCACCTCACTGGcggagctgatgaagagggctgaAAAGTATagaaggcaggatgatgccttggtaACAAGTAGGTTTGCTAAAGGAGTGGCAGATAAGGGGAAAGCCCcagaggaaaggaggccggagagaCGCGAGAAGAAGCACGGCAGGAAACCTGAGCCTTACAGACAACCCTag